The Solanum lycopersicum chromosome 6, SLM_r2.1 genome has a window encoding:
- the LOC101257867 gene encoding geraniol 8-hydroxylase: MELPILVIIFISFILFIIKPYINSKPNKLPPGPTGLPIIGSLLKLGTKPNQSLAELAKKHGPLMTLQLGSLTTIVVSSAKVAKEILHKHDETFSARIVPVAVAAQPNPEATLAWVNGDHMWKKKRRFLSTQMFNNQRLDLLQELRHQKAEQLVSHIRSQCESGSAVDIGRVAFATTLNLISNTIFSIDMVDTEFKTAHEFKELVWTVMEDAGVPNLSDFFPVLKWLDLQGVRKRIKPAYLRLHEIFEENIEKRIEARAIGMKKKGDFLDILLDQCEDDGSGFGTNIKPLMVDLFIAGSDTSAITTEWAMAELLRKPEELNKVRQEIMEQIGLERAVKESDMDKLPYLQAVVKETMRLHPAVPLLLPHKAQNDIQVLGFNVPKYSQVFVNAWAIGRDPKSWERALEFLPQRFIESNVDYKGRDFEFIPFGAGRRICPGIPLAIRMVNLMLASVIQPFKWKLPDGMAPEELNMEEQFGVSLRKAVPLVAVPSMEEK, from the exons ATGGAACTCCCAATCCTTgttattatcttcatctcattTATCTTGTTCATTATCAAGCCATATATCAATTCTAAACCCAATAAACTACCACCAGGTCCTACTGGTCTCCCAATAATCGGCTCACTCTTAAAACTAGGTACAAAACCTAACCAATCACTAGCCGAGCTAGCCAAAAAACATGGCCCTCTCATGACTCTACAGCTCGGCTCACTCACAACCATAGTAGTCTCCTCAGCCAAAGTAGCCAAAGAGATTCTCCACAAACACGACGAAACTTTCTCAGCACGTATTGTCCCTGTAGCCGTAGCTGCTCAGCCGAACCCTGAAGCCACGTTAGCATGGGTTAACGGCGATCACATgtggaaaaaaaagagaaggttTCTAAGTACGCAAATGTTTAATAATCAACGGCTTGATTTGCTTCAAGAACTACGTCACCAAAAAGCGGAACAACTAGTGAGCCATATAAGGAGCCAGTGTGAGAGTGGCTCCGCTGTTGATATTGGACGGGTCGCGTTCGCGACCACGTTGAATTTAATATCGAACACGATATTTTCGATCGATATGGTGGATACGGAATTTAAAACGGCTCATGAGTTTAAGGAATTGGTTTGGACAGTTATGGAAGATGCCGGGGTACCAAATCTATCTGATTTTTTTCCGGTTTTAAAGTGGTTAGATTTGCAAGGAGTACGGAAGCGTATAAAGCCAGCGTATTTAAGGTTGCatgaaatatttgaagaaaatattgaaaagagaATAGAAGCTAGAGCTATAGGGATGAAGAAAAAAGGGGATTTTTTGGATATACTTCTTGATCAATGTGAAGATGATGGGTCTGGATTTGGTACAAATATCAAGCCTCTTATGGTG GATTTATTCATTGCGGGAAGTGATACATCGGCCATAACAACAGAATGGGCAATGGCAGAACTTCTTCGAAAACCTGAAGAACTCAACAAAGTACGACAAGAAATAATGGAACAAATAGGTCTAGAAAGAGCAGTTAAAGAATCAGACATGGACAAACTCCCATATCTTCAAGCAGTTGTAAAAGAAACGATGAGACTTCACCCCGCAGTTCCATTACTATTACCGCACAAAGCACAAAATGACATACAAGTGTTGGGCTTCAACGTGCCTAAATACAGTCAAGTTTTCGTGAATGCATGGGCAATCGGAAGAGATCCCAAGTCGTGGGAAAGGGCACTAGAGTTTTTGCCTCAAAGATTCATCGAATCTAACGTGGATTATAAAGGTAGGGATTTTGAGTTTATTCCATTTGGCGCGGGGAGGAGGATTTGTCCTGGAATACCGCTGGCTATAAGAATGGTGAATTTAATGTTGGCTTCTGTTATTCAACCATTTAAATGGAAGTTACCTGATGGAATGGCTCCGGAGGAATTGAACATGGAGGAACAATTTGGAGTAAGTTTGAGGAAGGCTGTTCCTCTTGTTGCAGTTCCTAGTATGGAAGAAAAATAa